In a genomic window of Salegentibacter salegens:
- a CDS encoding leucine--tRNA ligase — MSYNFNEIEAKWQKYWAENQTFRASNSSDKPKYYVLDMFPYPSGAGLHVGHPLGYIASDIYARYKRHSGFNVLHPQGYDSFGLPAEQYAIQTGQHPALTTAKNIKRYREQLDKIGFSFDWSREVRTSDPEYYKWTQWIFIQLFESWYDMEAEKSRDISELEEIFAAEGNSRLNAACDDEVEEFSADAWKAFSSEEKQQILLKYRLTYLAETEVNWCPQLGTVLANDEIVNGVSERGGYPVVRKKMTQWSMRISAFSERLLQGLDQLDWTESLKESQRNWIGKSVGAMVKFPILSFPKGEEKATPGYMTGGNNAYLLLEKARENRNNPTDAEKALWNYLRNKNLGFKFRQQHLIDDFIVDFVCLSKRLVIEVDGDIHDQQVEQDENRTKILESKGFKVIRFRNEEVIGDIDQVLERIETSLREQPNISNDQDQKAPPSGDGGIWVFTTRPDTVFGVTFMTLAPEHELVKKITTPQQKEEIEAYIAASAKRSERERMADVKSITGVFTGAYAEHPFTGESIPIWIGDYVLAGYGTGAVMAVPCGDQRDYDFARHFDIPIKNIFENTDISETAFSGKEGTVIANSDFLSGLEYKEALQKVILELEKTGHGYGKTNYRLRDAVFSRQRYWGEPFPVYYVNGMPQMIDAQHLPLHLPEVEKYLPTETGEPPLGNATDWAWDAEKNEVVSNDKIDNKTVFSLELNTMPGWAGSSWYLFRYMDSGNSEEFVSKEAQNYWENVDLYIGGSEHATGHLLYSRFWTKFLRDRGYLSVEEPFKKLINQGMILGESMFHPAYDYTLTVKSKLTEKWDEIPHIRESVAETTLNITVFQDSDEIVNDSEICSNVKEQIIENYSQVKDKEKIIDEKIEVVVNGYSYQPEKRIPYSCVDPKNYSIIKEKLKEHSRFIFAQFFTDEELICRMEVEKMSKSKDNVVNPDDICEDYGADTLRMYEMFLGPLEQAKPWNTAGITGVHNFLKKLWKLYHNGEQFEVSDEKASADSLKSLHKTIKKVTEDIEEFSFNTSVSTFMICVNELSVQKCNSREVLEPLVILLAPYAPHISEELWSKLGNSESVVTAEYPVFEEKYLVESTKNYPVSFNGKMRFTMELPLDMAKEEIEKTVMADERTQKQLDGRAPKKVIVVPGKIVNIVG; from the coding sequence ATGAGTTACAACTTCAACGAAATTGAAGCCAAATGGCAAAAATACTGGGCCGAAAATCAAACTTTTCGCGCCAGCAATTCATCCGATAAACCTAAATATTATGTGTTGGATATGTTTCCATATCCATCGGGCGCCGGGCTTCACGTTGGGCACCCGCTTGGTTATATTGCCAGTGATATTTATGCACGGTACAAGCGCCACTCAGGGTTTAATGTGCTGCATCCGCAGGGTTACGATAGTTTCGGTCTGCCTGCCGAGCAATATGCAATTCAAACCGGGCAACATCCTGCGCTTACCACGGCTAAGAATATTAAAAGATATCGCGAGCAGCTGGATAAAATAGGCTTTTCATTCGATTGGAGTAGGGAAGTGCGCACCAGCGATCCCGAATATTATAAGTGGACACAGTGGATCTTTATTCAGCTTTTTGAAAGTTGGTACGATATGGAAGCTGAAAAATCAAGAGATATTTCTGAGCTTGAAGAGATTTTTGCTGCGGAAGGGAACTCTCGTTTAAATGCGGCCTGTGATGATGAGGTAGAGGAATTTTCAGCTGATGCCTGGAAAGCTTTTTCTTCAGAAGAAAAACAACAAATATTACTAAAATACAGACTTACATATTTAGCTGAAACCGAAGTAAACTGGTGCCCGCAACTGGGAACCGTTTTAGCTAACGACGAGATTGTAAACGGCGTTTCCGAACGTGGTGGCTATCCCGTAGTTCGCAAAAAAATGACGCAATGGAGTATGCGAATTTCGGCATTTTCAGAACGTTTATTACAAGGTTTAGATCAACTGGACTGGACCGAAAGTTTAAAGGAAAGTCAGCGTAACTGGATCGGGAAATCGGTTGGGGCAATGGTGAAATTCCCCATCCTATCCTTCCCCAAAGGGGAAGAGAAAGCAACGCCGGGATATATGACCGGAGGAAACAATGCTTATTTACTTCTTGAAAAGGCAAGGGAAAACAGAAATAATCCTACAGATGCTGAAAAAGCGCTTTGGAATTATTTGAGAAATAAGAATTTAGGCTTCAAATTCCGTCAGCAACATCTAATAGATGACTTTATAGTTGATTTTGTTTGTTTATCGAAAAGACTGGTGATTGAAGTAGATGGAGACATTCACGATCAACAGGTTGAACAGGATGAAAACCGAACAAAAATTCTGGAAAGCAAAGGATTTAAGGTTATTAGGTTTAGAAATGAAGAGGTTATTGGAGATATTGATCAAGTTTTAGAAAGGATTGAGACTTCTCTTCGGGAGCAACCTAATATTTCGAATGATCAGGATCAAAAAGCTCCCCCTTCGGGGGATGGGGGGATCTGGGTTTTCACCACCAGACCCGATACTGTTTTTGGAGTGACTTTTATGACTTTGGCTCCAGAACACGAATTGGTTAAAAAGATAACCACGCCTCAACAAAAAGAAGAAATTGAAGCCTATATCGCTGCCAGTGCAAAACGCAGTGAGCGCGAACGTATGGCCGATGTGAAAAGTATTACCGGGGTTTTTACCGGCGCTTATGCCGAGCATCCTTTTACAGGGGAGTCAATACCTATCTGGATTGGGGATTATGTGCTTGCAGGTTACGGAACCGGAGCCGTAATGGCCGTGCCTTGCGGAGACCAGCGGGACTATGATTTTGCCAGACATTTTGATATACCAATTAAAAATATTTTTGAAAACACTGATATTTCTGAAACTGCGTTCTCCGGAAAAGAAGGAACGGTAATCGCAAATTCTGATTTCCTTAGCGGACTCGAATACAAAGAAGCACTTCAAAAAGTGATTTTAGAATTGGAAAAAACCGGTCACGGTTACGGGAAAACAAATTATCGTTTGCGCGATGCGGTATTTAGTCGCCAGCGTTATTGGGGAGAGCCATTCCCGGTGTATTACGTAAACGGAATGCCGCAAATGATAGATGCGCAGCATTTGCCTTTGCATCTTCCCGAGGTTGAAAAATACCTACCAACCGAAACAGGCGAACCACCGTTAGGAAATGCTACCGATTGGGCCTGGGATGCCGAAAAAAATGAAGTTGTTTCCAATGATAAGATCGATAATAAAACCGTGTTTTCTTTGGAATTAAACACGATGCCCGGTTGGGCCGGGAGTTCCTGGTATCTTTTCCGTTATATGGACTCTGGAAATAGTGAAGAATTTGTATCTAAAGAAGCTCAAAACTACTGGGAAAATGTAGATCTCTATATAGGCGGAAGTGAACACGCCACCGGTCATTTATTGTATTCCCGATTCTGGACAAAGTTTTTACGAGACCGCGGATATCTTTCGGTAGAAGAACCTTTTAAGAAGTTGATCAATCAGGGAATGATTTTGGGAGAAAGCATGTTCCATCCTGCGTATGATTATACTTTAACCGTTAAATCAAAATTAACTGAAAAGTGGGATGAGATTCCGCATATTAGAGAGTCTGTGGCGGAAACCACATTAAATATTACAGTTTTTCAAGATTCTGATGAAATTGTAAATGATAGTGAAATTTGCTCAAATGTTAAAGAACAAATTATTGAGAATTATAGTCAAGTAAAAGACAAGGAAAAGATAATCGATGAAAAAATAGAGGTTGTTGTAAACGGATACTCATATCAACCAGAAAAGAGAATTCCATATAGCTGTGTAGATCCTAAAAATTATTCAATAATAAAAGAGAAGTTAAAAGAACATTCCAGGTTTATTTTCGCCCAATTTTTTACAGATGAAGAATTAATATGTAGAATGGAGGTTGAAAAAATGTCAAAATCTAAGGATAACGTGGTAAATCCCGATGATATTTGTGAAGACTATGGCGCTGATACTTTAAGGATGTACGAGATGTTCCTTGGGCCATTAGAGCAGGCTAAACCCTGGAATACCGCAGGAATTACCGGCGTGCATAATTTCCTCAAAAAGCTTTGGAAGCTATATCACAACGGCGAGCAGTTTGAAGTTTCAGATGAAAAAGCTTCAGCAGATTCTTTAAAAAGTCTGCATAAAACCATTAAAAAGGTTACTGAAGATATCGAAGAATTCAGTTTTAATACTTCGGTTTCCACCTTTATGATATGTGTAAATGAGCTTTCAGTACAAAAATGCAATAGCAGGGAAGTGTTGGAGCCACTTGTTATTTTACTGGCGCCTTACGCGCCGCATATTTCAGAAGAGTTATGGAGTAAACTTGGAAATTCAGAATCTGTAGTAACCGCTGAATATCCGGTTTTTGAAGAAAAATACCTGGTAGAAAGCACAAAAAATTACCCGGTTTCTTTCAACGGGAAAATGCGATTTACAATGGAACTTCCGTTGGATATGGCAAAAGAAGAAATCGAAAAAACCGTGATGGCAGATGAACGAACTCAGAAACAATTAGATGGTCGCGCACCTAAAAAAGTGATTGTAGTGCCGGGAAAAATTGTAAATATTGTAGGTTAG
- the glgB gene encoding 1,4-alpha-glucan branching protein GlgB, whose protein sequence is MAEVITHSLFSEFDIDLFKSGKHYRLYEKFGSHPLTLNKVKGTYFAVWAPGAKQVSVIGDFNFWKDGELQLNVRWDGSGIWEGFIPEVEKGNLYKYKIHSNHNKIITEKADPYARRCEHPPNTASVVWEDDYKWKDKSWLQKRKKNNSLQAPYSVYEVHLSSWKKKTEENRSLSYGELATDLVSYVKEMGFTHVEFMPIMEYPYDPSWGYQITGYFAPTSRFGYPDEFKFLVDKLHENDIGVILDWVPSHFPEDSHGLGYFDGTHLYEHPDPKRGYHPDWKSLIFNYSRNEVRAFLISNALYWLEQFHIDGLRVDAVASILYLDYSREEGEWEPNEYGENKNLEAISFLEELNKEVYASFPDVQTIAEESTAYSGVSKPVFLGGLGFGMKWMMGWMHDTLQYFAKEPIYRKHHQNNITFSLTYTFTENFMLPLSHDEVVYGKHSILGRMPGDQWQRFANLRLLYAYMFTHPGTKLLFQGCEFGQSEEWNFQKSLDWHLLEYDSHKGMQELIKALNEFYRSEPALYEKQFVPEGFEWIDYSDAENSVISFIRKGNEPKDNLIIVCNLTPIPRENYKIGLPEGGKLEEIFNSNEKKFYGTGDYKNAAKIITNKAWHSRKYSIEIDIPPLAMLAFKYSD, encoded by the coding sequence ATGGCAGAAGTTATAACGCACAGTTTATTTTCAGAATTTGATATTGATCTATTTAAGTCGGGGAAACATTATCGGCTTTATGAGAAATTTGGCTCCCACCCACTCACTTTAAATAAGGTTAAAGGAACTTATTTTGCCGTTTGGGCTCCAGGCGCGAAACAAGTCTCGGTAATTGGAGACTTTAATTTCTGGAAAGATGGGGAGCTCCAACTAAATGTGCGTTGGGACGGCAGCGGGATTTGGGAAGGTTTTATTCCTGAGGTGGAAAAAGGGAATTTATACAAGTATAAAATCCATAGTAACCATAACAAAATTATTACCGAGAAAGCCGATCCTTATGCGAGGCGATGCGAACATCCGCCAAATACAGCTTCGGTGGTTTGGGAAGATGATTACAAGTGGAAAGATAAATCCTGGCTGCAAAAACGCAAAAAGAATAATTCTTTACAAGCCCCTTATTCGGTTTACGAAGTGCATTTATCTTCCTGGAAGAAGAAAACCGAAGAAAACAGGTCGCTTTCTTATGGGGAACTTGCCACCGATCTAGTTTCCTATGTTAAGGAAATGGGCTTTACTCACGTAGAGTTTATGCCTATTATGGAATATCCCTATGACCCGAGTTGGGGATATCAAATTACTGGATATTTTGCCCCAACCTCTCGGTTTGGTTATCCAGATGAATTTAAATTTTTAGTAGATAAACTTCATGAAAATGACATTGGAGTGATCCTGGATTGGGTGCCTTCACATTTTCCGGAAGACAGCCACGGACTCGGTTATTTTGATGGCACACATCTTTATGAACACCCCGACCCTAAAAGAGGTTACCATCCCGATTGGAAAAGTTTGATTTTCAACTACAGCCGAAACGAAGTAAGAGCTTTTTTGATTAGTAATGCTTTATATTGGCTAGAACAGTTTCATATTGACGGGCTTCGGGTAGATGCCGTTGCTTCTATTCTTTACCTGGATTATTCCCGGGAAGAAGGCGAATGGGAACCCAATGAGTATGGCGAAAATAAAAACCTGGAAGCCATCTCGTTTTTAGAAGAACTAAACAAAGAAGTTTACGCCTCTTTTCCCGATGTACAAACCATTGCCGAAGAATCTACTGCCTATAGCGGAGTTTCAAAACCCGTGTTTTTAGGCGGACTCGGTTTCGGGATGAAATGGATGATGGGCTGGATGCACGATACACTGCAGTATTTTGCAAAAGAACCTATATACCGTAAACATCATCAAAACAATATTACTTTTTCCCTCACTTATACCTTTACCGAGAATTTTATGCTGCCTTTATCTCACGATGAAGTGGTTTACGGCAAGCATTCTATTTTAGGAAGAATGCCGGGAGACCAATGGCAACGGTTTGCCAATCTACGCCTGCTTTATGCATATATGTTTACCCACCCTGGAACAAAATTATTATTCCAGGGTTGTGAATTTGGACAAAGTGAAGAATGGAATTTTCAAAAAAGTTTAGACTGGCATCTATTGGAATACGACTCGCACAAAGGAATGCAGGAATTGATAAAAGCTTTAAATGAATTCTATAGATCTGAGCCCGCTTTATATGAAAAGCAATTTGTGCCCGAGGGCTTTGAATGGATAGATTACAGCGACGCCGAGAATTCAGTTATTAGCTTTATCAGAAAAGGAAATGAACCAAAAGACAATTTGATTATTGTTTGTAACCTGACTCCAATTCCGCGTGAAAATTATAAAATCGGTTTACCTGAAGGCGGTAAACTAGAAGAAATCTTCAATAGCAATGAAAAGAAATTTTATGGCACAGGAGATTACAAAAATGCAGCTAAAATAATTACAAATAAAGCCTGGCATTCCAGGAAGTATTCAATAGAAATTGATATTCCGCCTTTAGCGATGCTTGCGTTTAAGTATTCGGATTAG
- a CDS encoding glucose-1-phosphate adenylyltransferase, with protein MLNDKVLSVILGGGQGTRLHPLTESRSKPAVPIAGKYRLVDIPISNCLNSNIKRMYVLTQFNSASLNMHIKNTFHFSFFSSAFVDVLAAEQTPNNKTWYQGTADAVRQGMHHFRKHKFDYFLILSGDQLYHMDYNLMVQQHIDTGADITIGTVPVNAKDAPSFGIMKTDKDNNITSFIEKPKSELLPDWTSPVGPEMEAEGRNYLGSMGIYVFNRKLLEKLMDDPNTVDFGKEIIPQAIGNKKVCGYQFEGYWTDIGNIESFFEANIGLTEDIPKFNLYDMDNQVYTHARILPTSKYTNTKLKKAVIAEGCIIHADKIESSVIGVRSRIGKGSVIKNCYMMGTDFYESLEEIENNKIEILAGIGENCNIKNAIIDKNCRVGDNTTINGGTHLEDSETDAYVIKEGIVVLKKEAVLPPGTTIG; from the coding sequence ATGCTAAACGACAAAGTATTATCGGTTATTCTTGGGGGCGGTCAGGGTACCAGGCTCCATCCTTTAACAGAAAGCAGGTCTAAGCCTGCTGTTCCTATTGCGGGTAAATATAGGCTGGTAGATATTCCCATTTCCAACTGCCTTAATTCAAACATAAAAAGGATGTATGTGTTAACGCAGTTCAATTCGGCTTCTCTGAACATGCACATTAAAAATACCTTTCACTTTAGCTTTTTTAGTTCGGCATTTGTAGATGTTCTGGCGGCAGAACAAACCCCGAATAACAAAACCTGGTACCAGGGAACTGCAGATGCGGTTAGACAGGGAATGCATCATTTTAGAAAACATAAATTCGATTATTTCCTTATACTTTCAGGAGATCAATTGTATCATATGGATTACAACTTAATGGTGCAGCAGCATATAGATACCGGCGCCGATATTACCATTGGAACCGTTCCGGTAAATGCGAAGGATGCTCCCAGTTTCGGAATTATGAAAACTGACAAAGACAATAATATCACTTCATTTATTGAAAAACCGAAATCTGAACTTTTACCCGACTGGACTTCGCCTGTAGGCCCCGAAATGGAAGCTGAAGGTAGAAACTACCTGGGCTCCATGGGGATTTATGTTTTTAACCGAAAATTGTTGGAAAAATTAATGGACGATCCTAACACCGTAGATTTTGGTAAAGAGATCATCCCGCAGGCAATAGGAAATAAAAAAGTTTGCGGTTATCAATTTGAAGGTTATTGGACAGATATTGGGAATATAGAATCGTTCTTTGAAGCAAATATTGGCTTAACCGAAGATATTCCCAAATTCAATCTATATGACATGGACAACCAGGTGTATACCCACGCCAGGATTCTCCCAACTTCAAAATACACCAATACTAAACTCAAAAAAGCAGTTATTGCTGAAGGTTGCATTATTCACGCCGATAAGATTGAATCTTCGGTAATTGGCGTCAGGTCCAGGATTGGAAAAGGTTCAGTTATAAAAAATTGCTATATGATGGGAACCGATTTCTATGAATCTTTAGAGGAAATTGAAAATAATAAAATTGAAATCCTCGCAGGAATTGGAGAAAATTGTAATATTAAAAATGCAATAATCGATAAAAATTGTAGAGTTGGAGACAATACTACCATCAATGGCGGCACCCATCTCGAGGATAGTGAAACCGATGCTTACGTAATAAAGGAAGGAATTGTAGTGCTTAAAAAAGAAGCAGTACTTCCACCCGGAACAACTATAGGATAA
- a CDS encoding glycogen synthase, producing MNVIHVSAECYPIAKVGGLGDVVGSLPKYQQQSGIGAKVVMPFYDNKFTATHKFESVYDSELVLGQDIYPYKILKLKKDVLDIEVLFVDIPELLFKDYVYSTDDTARFTAFQIAVMDWMLTLKTKPSIIHCHDHHTGLIPFMAQECFKYEALNQIPVILTIHNAQYQGWFAHDKVHFLPAFDISNIGLLDWDGVINPLAAGIKCAWRVTTVSPSYMEELQQAANGLESLLSHENKKCVGILNGIDTDVWNPETDEFIVKNYAAKNIQTGKTANKKWLCKEFGFSASKPLSAFIGRLVLEKGTDLLPEVFDEILSKKECNILILGSGNPEIEDSLKALKKKHKGVYNTFIGYDEKLSHLIYAGADFLLMPSRVEPCGLNQLYSLRYGTIPVVRSIGGLKDTVIDVEDGGFGFSHQEASEVDILQTLNRAIAFYKDQPAFKKTRKHIMGIDHSWNVSAQQYIDLYNSLKSD from the coding sequence ATGAACGTGATACACGTAAGCGCTGAATGTTACCCAATCGCAAAAGTTGGAGGCCTGGGAGATGTTGTAGGTTCTTTACCAAAATATCAGCAACAGTCGGGGATTGGAGCGAAGGTAGTAATGCCATTTTATGACAATAAATTTACCGCTACGCACAAATTTGAAAGTGTTTACGATTCAGAATTGGTTTTGGGGCAAGATATTTATCCTTATAAAATTCTGAAATTAAAAAAAGATGTCTTAGATATTGAAGTCCTGTTTGTGGATATTCCTGAACTGTTGTTTAAGGATTATGTTTACTCTACAGATGATACTGCGCGTTTTACCGCTTTTCAAATTGCGGTGATGGATTGGATGTTGACCCTAAAAACCAAACCTTCTATAATTCATTGTCACGATCATCATACAGGATTAATTCCTTTTATGGCGCAGGAATGTTTTAAATACGAAGCCTTGAATCAAATTCCTGTTATTCTTACTATTCACAACGCGCAATACCAGGGCTGGTTTGCTCACGATAAAGTACATTTTCTACCGGCTTTTGATATTTCTAATATTGGCTTACTTGATTGGGACGGTGTTATAAATCCATTGGCTGCGGGAATAAAATGCGCCTGGCGGGTAACTACGGTTTCCCCAAGTTATATGGAGGAATTGCAACAAGCTGCAAACGGATTGGAAAGTTTGCTGAGCCACGAAAATAAAAAATGTGTTGGGATTTTAAACGGAATTGACACTGATGTATGGAATCCCGAAACCGATGAATTTATTGTAAAAAATTATGCGGCTAAAAATATTCAAACCGGGAAAACAGCTAATAAAAAATGGCTGTGTAAAGAATTTGGCTTTTCAGCATCAAAACCTTTATCCGCTTTTATTGGCAGACTGGTTCTTGAAAAAGGAACCGATTTACTACCGGAAGTATTTGATGAAATTCTCTCAAAAAAAGAATGCAATATTCTCATTTTAGGTTCTGGGAATCCTGAAATAGAAGACAGCTTAAAAGCTTTAAAGAAAAAACATAAGGGCGTTTATAACACTTTTATTGGTTATGATGAAAAACTCTCGCACCTCATCTATGCTGGCGCAGATTTCTTATTAATGCCTTCCCGGGTTGAACCCTGCGGACTAAACCAGTTATATTCCCTTCGTTATGGAACCATCCCGGTTGTGCGAAGTATTGGCGGCTTAAAAGATACCGTTATAGATGTTGAAGATGGTGGTTTTGGGTTTTCGCACCAGGAAGCTTCAGAAGTTGATATTCTTCAAACTTTAAACAGGGCCATAGCATTTTATAAGGATCAACCCGCATTTAAAAAAACCAGAAAACATATTATGGGCATTGACCATTCCTGGAATGTTTCGGCCCAACAGTATATCGATTTGTATAACTCACTAAAAAGCGACTAA
- a CDS encoding PA3715 family protein — MRSLLTMILLTLFWNCLGQNQSQQLIEQTAQKVGIQNSDIFSRLATSQKFDNGILIVIPEITEEGEGYIILNSNIIFTDNKTGAVKAKYSGQKDWSIDAVSIDKIEIEPKLYQLNELTTAFALKIFYSNQSRPNPYSSTQLSLYALEGNELNRVLKDFPMKSFNGETDTTCKGEFEEHSKNMQVLNTFSNNYADLKFIDKIELSERNEDCEKVKADTRKEFEILKYENGEYKNKA; from the coding sequence ATGAGAAGCTTACTGACAATGATTTTATTGACGCTATTCTGGAACTGTTTAGGTCAGAATCAATCTCAACAACTGATTGAACAAACTGCTCAAAAAGTTGGAATTCAAAATTCAGACATATTTTCCAGACTTGCGACCTCACAAAAATTCGATAACGGTATTTTAATAGTAATCCCTGAAATCACTGAAGAAGGAGAAGGATATATAATTTTAAACAGTAATATTATTTTTACCGATAATAAAACCGGTGCAGTAAAAGCAAAATATAGTGGCCAGAAAGACTGGTCTATCGATGCTGTTTCCATTGATAAAATCGAAATAGAACCCAAACTTTATCAATTGAACGAATTAACTACAGCCTTCGCACTTAAAATATTTTATTCAAACCAGAGCCGACCAAATCCTTATTCAAGTACACAATTATCATTATACGCTTTGGAAGGAAATGAATTGAACCGTGTATTGAAAGATTTTCCAATGAAGTCTTTTAATGGTGAAACAGACACAACTTGCAAAGGTGAATTTGAAGAGCATTCCAAAAATATGCAGGTATTAAACACTTTCTCAAATAATTATGCCGACTTAAAATTCATCGATAAGATTGAGTTGAGTGAAAGGAATGAAGACTGCGAAAAAGTAAAAGCAGATACCAGGAAGGAATTTGAAATACTAAAATACGAGAATGGTGAGTATAAAAACAAGGCTTGA